One stretch of Asterias rubens chromosome 8 unlocalized genomic scaffold, eAstRub1.3 super_scaffold_89, whole genome shotgun sequence DNA includes these proteins:
- the LOC117305584 gene encoding E3 ubiquitin-protein ligase TRIM33-like, producing the protein MAFSKPAQGSALEKIRKDYLECSICQEEYTEPKLLDCLHSFCKHCLLEYHTTNYKDAKMLICPLCRKETKLPETGVEDFKSNFILTGLAGQLEQVSSLEHSKLVCNLCEEKNNATHFCYDCPMFICANCYKMHKKIPSLLSHTVATLKDVRDGKTAIKKTKPKCHPECQTHEGEVMRFYCTTCDVMICRDCTVIVHCKPQHEYIDCNQASSTYKQSLAQLFTPLEETMKKLDQSQATASTMKDNLNIAVKRTIAEVKNRADEIRAEVTAQESRIMEEIQTILKDRNKKLAEFEQAVSVNLQQIKHSLQTAKDISKNSSMPDFFASYPTISKDLKGLIDQNQPKIDSTLDHLRFTSGICDTSLGNLIMKEPKWELSLEYGEGINGALNIDASVPGDEMAVADYVNARVAIYDTKGQQKKSISLSSNPLAVAAFQNQLVIVDRTNSVKMYNRNGNKMFEFYTVPHSEVGKTSVSLCGVAVIKDTIMVGGVTRSVVTKHKSSDGSLIDTVSVQTQPCFLAIDSKDRVVVGGCGKQVDIVDVDGTLLFSINPKIDSQQVQSCRGVCCDSSAIYIAVWNGAGTGHIHQYDTQGRFLSCIAQGLYDQNGISLTSDGQQLAVADWNSVKIYKKV; encoded by the exons ATGGCATTTTCTAAACCAGCACAAGGTTCAGCTCTGGAGAAAATCCGAAAGGATTATCTGGAGTGCAGTATTTGTCAAGAGGAGTACACGGAACCCAAACTACTAGACTGTCTTCACAGCTTCTGTAAACACTGTTTACTTGAATATCACACTACCAACTACAAAGATGCAAAGATGCTTATTTGTCCTTTGTGTCGAAAGGAGACAAAACTTCCTGAGACGGGTGTTGAAGATTTCAAGAGTAACTTCATTTTAACTGGTCTTGCAGGTCAACTGGAGCAGGTCAGTTCACTTGAACACAGCAAGTTGGTCTGTAATTTATGTGAGGAAAAAAACAACGCAACACATTTCTGTTATGACTGCCCCATGTTTATTTGTGCAAACTGCTACAAAATGCATAAGAAAATTCCCTCGTTGTTAAGCCATACAGTAGCTACTTTGAAAGATGTTAGAGATGGgaaaactgcaataaaaaagacaaaacccAAATGCCATCCAGAATGCCAAACTCATGAAGGTGAAGTGATGAGGTTCTACTGTACAACATGTGATGTGATGATTTGTAGAGATTGCACTGTCATCGTTCACTGTAAACCACAACATGAGTATATTGACTGCAACCAAGCCTCATCCACATACAAACAGTCATTGGCTCAACTCTTTACTCCCCTTGAAGAAACCATGAAGAAGCTTGATCAATCTCAAGCAACTGCCTCAACAATGAAAGACAACCTAAACATTGCAGTTAAGAGAACCATTGCAGAGGTGAAGAACAGAGCTGATGAGATCAGGGCTGAGGTAACAGCTCAAGAGAGTCGCATCATGGAAGAAATACAAACCATCCTTAAAGATCGGAACAAGAAATTGGCGGAATTTGAGCAAGCAGTGAGTGTAAACTTGCAGCAAATAAAGCATTCACTGCAGACTGCCAAAGACATCAGCAAGAATTCATCAATGCCTGACTTCTTTGCAAGCTATCCAACAATCAGTAAGGACTTGAAGGGACTCATAGATCAAAATCAACCCAAGATAGATTCGACCCTCGACCATCTGAGATTCACTTCAGGGATTTGTGACACCTCCCTGGGTAATCTGATTATGAAGGAGCCAAAGTGGGAGCTTAGTTTGGAGTATGGTGAAGGAATCAATGGGGCTTTGAATATTGATGCCTCTGTACCTGGGGATGAGATGGCAGTGGCTGACTATGTGAATGCAAGAGTGGCAATCTACGACACTAAGGGACAACAGAAGAAATCTATCTCACTATCAAGCA ACCCTCTGGCTGTTGCTGCATTCCAGAATCAGTTAGTGATTGTAGATAGGACCAACTCTGTCAAGATGTACAATAGGAATGGCAACAAGATGTTTGAATTCTACACAGTGCCTCATAGTGAAGTGGGCAAGACATCAGTCAGTCTCTGTGGTGTAGCAGTCATAAAGGATACAATCATGGTCGGGGGCGTGACGAGGTCAGTTGTTACTAAACACAAATCCAGTGATGGTTCACTCATTGACACTGTTTCAGTTCAGACACAACCCTGCTTCTTGGCCATTGACAGCAAGGACAGAGTTGTAGTCGGTGGTTGTGGGAAACAAGTAGACATTGTTGACGTCGATGGTACTTTATTATTCAGCATCAATCCAAAGATTGATAGTCAACAAGTTCAATCCTGCAGAGGTGTATGCTGTGACAGCTCAGCTATCTACATTGCAGTGTGGAATGGGGCAGGCACTGGTCATATTCATCAGTATGACACTCAGGGTAGATTTCTCAGCTGTATTGCTCAGGGTCTGTATGACCAAAATGGAATCTCATTGACATCAGATGGTCAGCAGCTTGCAGTGGCAGATTGGAATTCAGTGAAGATTTATAAGAAGGTGTAA